Proteins from a genomic interval of Micromonospora sp. NBC_00389:
- the pstC gene encoding phosphate ABC transporter permease subunit PstC, whose translation MGDTPPRSADAGTGGTRVTQSHEWPAGASARVAEAPVSTRSPGGTGLGGGGALPRSRKFGAERAFRGLTLAAGTAVLVIIAAIAIFLVAKAVPALRANTENFWSYEGWSPNEAQPKFGIGALAFGTVLSSALALLMAVPVALGIALYLSHYAPRRLGTALGFLVDLLAAVPSVVFGLWGRDIFINPVRDFSVWLNKYFSWLPIFGGDGPFGKSIMLGALVLAIMVLPIITSLSREVFLQTPTANEEAALALGATRWEMLRTAVLPYGRPGIIAAVMLGLGRALGETIALAMTLGITFGVSFNLIQNGGNTIAANIANAFGEANETGRGALIASGLVLFAITLIVNITARAIIYRRREFTESAA comes from the coding sequence ATGGGTGACACCCCACCCCGCTCGGCCGACGCCGGCACCGGCGGGACGCGCGTGACCCAGAGTCACGAGTGGCCCGCCGGTGCCTCGGCGCGTGTGGCCGAGGCACCAGTCAGCACCCGTTCCCCGGGCGGCACCGGGCTGGGCGGCGGCGGCGCGCTGCCGCGCAGCCGTAAGTTCGGCGCCGAGCGGGCCTTCCGCGGTCTCACCCTGGCCGCCGGCACCGCCGTTCTGGTCATCATCGCCGCCATCGCGATCTTCCTGGTCGCCAAGGCGGTGCCGGCCCTGCGCGCCAACACCGAGAACTTCTGGTCCTACGAGGGCTGGTCCCCCAACGAGGCGCAGCCAAAGTTCGGCATCGGTGCGCTCGCCTTCGGCACCGTGCTCAGCTCGGCGCTGGCGCTGCTCATGGCGGTACCGGTCGCACTCGGAATCGCGCTCTACCTCTCGCACTACGCGCCCCGCCGGCTGGGCACCGCGCTCGGCTTCCTGGTCGACCTGCTCGCCGCCGTGCCGAGCGTGGTTTTCGGCCTCTGGGGGCGGGACATCTTCATCAACCCGGTCCGGGATTTCTCGGTCTGGCTGAACAAATACTTCAGCTGGCTCCCGATCTTCGGCGGCGACGGCCCGTTCGGTAAGTCGATCATGCTGGGTGCCCTGGTACTCGCGATCATGGTGTTGCCGATCATCACCTCGCTCTCCCGCGAGGTGTTCCTCCAGACGCCGACCGCGAACGAGGAGGCCGCCCTCGCCCTGGGTGCCACCCGCTGGGAGATGCTCCGCACCGCAGTGCTGCCCTACGGACGCCCCGGCATCATCGCCGCGGTGATGCTCGGGCTGGGCCGCGCCCTCGGTGAGACCATCGCCCTGGCGATGACCCTCGGCATCACCTTCGGCGTCTCGTTCAACCTGATCCAGAACGGCGGCAACACCATCGCCGCCAACATTGCCAACGCGTTCGGCGAGGCGAACGAGACCGGCCGGGGCGCACTCATCGCCTCCGGCCTGGTGCTGTTCGCCATCACGCTGATCGTCAACATCACGGCGCGGGCGATCATCTACCGCCGCCGGGAGTTCACGGAGTCGGCCGCATGA
- the pstA gene encoding phosphate ABC transporter permease PstA, with protein sequence MTTTVTSHRTRPPAQPPSLRARRLPWYAAPAIAVAALALSAVIVYGTGTGGPVLVVALGAVLYLVGLFAAANAVEGRRSARNRTWSALIHSAFVLAVLPLVSVVWTLVSKGAERLDLNFFQTSMNNIGARDTNGGAYHAIIGTLEQVGVATLITVPLGILCAIYVVEYGRGKFAFAIRFFVDVMTGIPSIVSGLFVLAFWVLVVSPWFNDGRPSFSGFAAALALSVLMLPTIVRSTEEMLRLVPAPLREGAYALGVPKWKTILRVVLPTALPGIVTGVMLAIARAAGETAPVLLVAGGGAAINTNPFENNQSSLSLFVYQQAGDASRYAPARAWTAALTLVALVLILTIGAKLLARRNRLSR encoded by the coding sequence ATGACCACAACCGTCACCTCCCACCGCACTCGTCCGCCGGCCCAGCCTCCCTCGCTGCGGGCTCGGCGGCTGCCCTGGTACGCCGCACCGGCCATCGCCGTGGCGGCCCTGGCGCTCTCCGCCGTGATCGTCTACGGCACCGGCACCGGCGGCCCGGTCCTCGTGGTCGCCCTCGGCGCAGTGCTCTACCTGGTCGGGCTCTTCGCCGCGGCGAACGCGGTCGAGGGGCGCCGGTCGGCCCGCAACCGCACCTGGAGCGCGTTGATCCACTCCGCGTTCGTGCTGGCGGTGCTGCCGCTCGTGTCGGTGGTCTGGACGCTGGTCAGCAAGGGCGCCGAGCGGCTGGACCTCAACTTCTTCCAGACCTCGATGAACAACATCGGGGCCCGAGACACCAACGGCGGCGCGTACCACGCGATCATCGGCACGCTGGAGCAGGTCGGCGTCGCCACCCTGATCACCGTGCCGCTCGGCATCCTCTGCGCCATCTACGTCGTCGAGTACGGCCGGGGCAAGTTCGCCTTCGCGATCCGGTTCTTCGTGGACGTGATGACCGGCATCCCGTCGATCGTCTCCGGCCTCTTCGTGCTGGCGTTCTGGGTGCTGGTCGTGTCGCCGTGGTTCAACGACGGCCGGCCGAGCTTCTCCGGCTTCGCCGCTGCGCTCGCGCTGAGCGTGCTCATGCTGCCCACCATCGTCCGGTCCACCGAGGAGATGCTCCGCCTCGTCCCGGCGCCACTGCGCGAGGGCGCCTACGCGCTCGGCGTACCCAAGTGGAAGACCATCCTGCGGGTGGTGCTGCCGACGGCGCTGCCCGGCATCGTCACCGGCGTGATGCTCGCCATCGCCCGTGCGGCCGGCGAGACCGCGCCGGTGCTGCTGGTCGCCGGCGGCGGTGCCGCGATCAACACCAACCCCTTCGAGAACAACCAGTCGTCACTGTCCCTCTTCGTCTACCAGCAGGCCGGCGACGCGTCGAGGTACGCGCCGGCACGGGCATGGACCGCGGCACTCACCCTGGTCGCCCTCGTGCTCATCCTGACGATCGGGGCGAAGCTGCTGGCCCGTCGTAACAGGCTCAGCCGATGA